In one Dermacentor variabilis isolate Ectoservices chromosome 4, ASM5094787v1, whole genome shotgun sequence genomic region, the following are encoded:
- the LOC142578832 gene encoding uncharacterized protein LOC142578832, with the protein MRTTTTSLRPARRQAPLLPLLLLGLLLVVPASRASEPVDPMDAYLRAQPPELTRPKAAKGRGFAAAESISSPSHKLQLPESEERNTDDLPYGTRLKPPRPYGFIVAAPPATTTQPRLEEATRPTTTVRPRALARPTALARTPAVRGGGPQRRRLVPDDIVGPKKFRTTQQSTRPTVPPLSAPPQTKFRTPTKVTLTTPRPTVPPPSKVKGALRSRKPFGGAKSPPKTSVPPPASSKNGTRAAVNESSGNGTTPGPKAQASFFFTNVGPNHFEYRGVFDQNAVPISFHENPETLYQLIPQLPRLFEDPFSAPRGPAAQLLLQPPPKLTEPPAPPPPPPLTLLQPVVNFIEDPVPPPTAVVEHVPPPPPPPPPPAPRPQARLRPGGFPKYDYIRGPQYPKIFKFNDERISILEFERIKREGRFTKRRGDALDPDRVSRNNFLIFHGGLFKAPREQEYGNLVAPPPPRSEPVFAPYKVPEPPSADPPPPATRFHLLPLKPTFGKGKPGGFVYFIRT; encoded by the coding sequence GCTCcgctactgccgctgctgctgctaggCCTGCTGCTGGTCGTGCCGGCGAGCCGCGCCTCGGAGCCCGTCGACCCCATGGACGCCTACCTGAGGGCGCAGCCACCGGAGCTGACACGGCCAAAGGCGGCGAAAGGGCGGGGattcgccgccgccgagagcatATCGTCGCCGAGCcacaagctgcagctgccggaGAGCGAGGAGAGGAACACCGACGACCTGCCGTACGGGACCCGTCTCAAGCCACCACGGCCGTACGGCTTCATAGTAGCCGCGCCACCGGCGACCACGACTCAACCACGGCTCGAGGAGGCTACGCGCCCGACCACCACGGTCAGGCCGAGGGCCCTGGCGCGGCCGACAGCATTAGCACGGACGCCGGCCGTCCGAGGCGGCGGCCCGCAGAGACGACGCCTAGTTCCGGACGACATCGTCGGCCCCAAGAAGTTCCGCACGACACAGCAAAGCACGCGGCCGACCGTCCCTCCACTCTCTGCGCCGCCGCAGACTAAGTTCAGAACACCGACGAAGGTGACGCTGACGACGCCGCGACCGACCGTGCCGCCGCCTTCAAAGGTCAAAGGTGCGCTCAGGTCGAGGAAGCCGTTCGGCGGCGCTAAGAGTCCGCCCAAGACGTCCGTGCCTCCTCCAGCGAGCAGCAAGAACGGAACACGAGCCGCCGTGAACGAAAGCAGCGGCAACGGCACCACACCCGGACCCAAGGCGCAGGCgtccttcttcttcaccaatGTGGGACCCAACCACTTCGAGTACCGCGGCGTGTTCGATCAGAACGCGGTGCCCATCAGTTTCCACGAGAACCCGGAGACACTGTACCAGCTCATCCCACAGTTGCCGCGGCTCTTCGAGGACCCGTTCTCAGCACCCAGGGGTCCTGCCGcccagctgctgctgcagccgccCCCCAAGTTGACCGAGCCGCCAGCACCGCCCCCGCCGCCTCCGCTCACACTGCTCCAGCCAGTGGTCAACTTCATCGAGGACCCGGTGCCGCCACCGACAGCCGTGGTGGAGCACGTGCCGCCGCCGCCTCCCCCACCGCCGCCACCCGCGCCACGGCCCCAGGCGAGGCTCCGGCCAGGCGGGTTCCCCAAGTACGACTACATCCGCGGCCCGCAGTACCCCAAGATTTTCAAGTTCAACGACGAGCGCATCAGCATCCTCGAGTTCGAGCGCATAAAGCGTGAGGGCCGCTTTACGAAGCGCCGCGGAGATGCCCTGGACCCGGACCGCGTGTCACGCAACAATTTCCTAATCTTCCACGGCGGCCTCTTCAAGGCGCCCCGTGAACAGGAGTACGGGAACCTGGTGGCTCCGCCGCCACCGCGCAGCGAGCCCGTCTTCGCGCCCTACAAGGTGCCCGAGCCTCCATCGGCCGACCCGCCGCCGCCTGCCACGCGCTTCCATTTACTGCCGTTGAAGCCCACCTTCGGCAAGGGCAAGCCCGGAGGATTCGTCTATTTCATCAGGACCTGA